The Niabella beijingensis genomic interval GGTCATCCCTTCTGGTAGAAGATGCAGTAAGATCAATAGCCGGATAAACCCGCTTATTGGAGAGTCTTCTGTCCAGCTGCAGTTCCATGTTACCGGTTCCTTTAAATTCTTCAAAAATCACTTCGTCCATTTTGCTTCCGGTATCGATCAGCGCTGTTGCCAGGATGGTTAAAGAACCGCCGTTCTCGATCTTACGTGCAGCACCAAAGAATTGTTTGGGTTTTTGCATGGCATTGGCTTCCACACCACCACTCAATACCTTACCGGACGCCGGTGATACGGTATTGTGTGCACGTGCCAGACGTGTGATGGAATCCAGCAGGATCACTACGTCATGACCGCATTCTACCAGCCGTTTTGCCTTTTGCAATGCAACGGTAGAAACCTTAACGTGTTTCTCCGCAGGCTCATCAAAAGTAGAAGCGATTACTTCTGCCTTTACGCTGCGCTCCATATCAGTAACCTCTTCCGGGCGTTCATCCACCAGTACTACCATCAGGTAACATTCCGGATGGTTTTCGGCAATGGCATTGGCCACTGCCTTTAACAACATGGTCTTACCCGTTTTGGGCTGTGCCACGATCAGTCCGCGCTGTCCTTTACCAATGGGAGTAAACAGGTCGATGATCCTTGTAGACAGATCAGAAGGGCGGGTGAACAGGTTTAGTTTTTCGTAGGGGAATAAGGGGGTGAGGTAATCGAACGGAACACGGTCTCTTACCTCATCCGGTTTTTTACCATTGATGGTATCCACTTTCAGGAGGGCAAAATATTTTTCTCCTTCCTTTGGAGGACGTACGGCACCATGAATGGTATCCCCTGTTTTTAAGCCAAATAATTTTATCTGTGACGGAGATACATAAACATCGTCCGGGCTTGAAAGGTAGTTGTAATCTGAAGAGCGAAGGAATCCATAGCCGTCCGGCATCATTTCCAGCACCCCTTCACTCAGGATAACACCGTCGAACTCCACGTTAAAGGAGGGACTGTTAAAGGAAGTGCTCTGATCTTTTTTTGATGCGTATACTTTGTTTTCTACAGGGAACTCTGTTTCTTCTGCTACAGGAACTACCGGATTGTCGTACTTTTCGGTAGCCTTCAATGCCTGCAGAATAAAGGCTTCCGTGGCGGCATCTGTTTTGAAGACGGTTCCGGCACCATCTGTCGGAGCTTCAGTTTCCTCAGCAGCCGGTGCTTCTTTCACAACCGGTTCTTCCTGTTCTTTCTTTGCCGGTGCTTTTTTCTTTTTAGGAGCTGCTTTTTTTGCTGCGGCTTTCTTTGCCGGTGCTTTGGTGGCTTTTTCAGCA includes:
- the rho gene encoding transcription termination factor Rho — its product is MYDILQLNDMLVPELLDIAEQLKIPNAKKLNKQDLIYKILDSQAVTGSKASSGERPKRKRIVKATTSIGTEEAFVEEEGKDEEPAEKATKAPAKKAAAKKAAPKKKKAPAKKEQEEPVVKEAPAAEETEAPTDGAGTVFKTDAATEAFILQALKATEKYDNPVVPVAEETEFPVENKVYASKKDQSTSFNSPSFNVEFDGVILSEGVLEMMPDGYGFLRSSDYNYLSSPDDVYVSPSQIKLFGLKTGDTIHGAVRPPKEGEKYFALLKVDTINGKKPDEVRDRVPFDYLTPLFPYEKLNLFTRPSDLSTRIIDLFTPIGKGQRGLIVAQPKTGKTMLLKAVANAIAENHPECYLMVVLVDERPEEVTDMERSVKAEVIASTFDEPAEKHVKVSTVALQKAKRLVECGHDVVILLDSITRLARAHNTVSPASGKVLSGGVEANAMQKPKQFFGAARKIENGGSLTILATALIDTGSKMDEVIFEEFKGTGNMELQLDRRLSNKRVYPAIDLTASSTRRDDLLLDRDVLQRMNLLRVYLADMKTEEAMTELLRRMKGTKSNEEFLASMNS